The Arachis duranensis cultivar V14167 chromosome 9, aradu.V14167.gnm2.J7QH, whole genome shotgun sequence genomic sequence TCAAACGGATTTGACTTTGGAACATCCTTCAGTACAACTGTCAGCAGGTATACCATTGGTACTTCTTTGCAAGACTCTACTGCTCTTGCCCTCTTTGCAAAGTTCAAGGAACAAATTGTCTCACAAATATCTTCTTCAGATGGGCTTATATGCACAAGCATCAAGACCTTTGAGCCATCACCTGAAGTATTTGGTTATGAAGTGTAAGTGTATTAATTTTCTTCTATAGACATGTAAAAGATAGGGTCGAAACACAAATCAAGACTGCGTATGAATATGCACGTTTCAAACAGATGTTAACAGTataagaaagaaattgaaaatcagatgtagttagatatttaaatGTGTAAGCAAATATTTCAATCTTTATGAGTTCGTAGTTGATACAAGAAAAATTATCAATATGCCTTGCATAAAAGTTTGTAGTGGATACAAGCAATTTAGGGAAGAAAGCAGTATGAGTCATACCAAGGGaatcttttaatatttgagTCAGCTTGCTATTTCTGCAGACAAAGTAGTAGCATAAAAATTATTAGCTACATGATACTTTGATTGCATATAAAGAAACAACAATTGGAGTGTCAGAAAAGAACAACTTTTGCAGTCAAAGGGACTCATCTCAGTAGCAGGTAGCTCTTTCAGGCAAATATCACATGTAAGCAGCAAAAGTGACATAGTTAAACATGAAAAAATCATCACCAGCAGAATACTTGCCTGTAAGGCACATGgcacctcttcctcttcaaagCTGCAATGACATCAGCTAAAGCAGAAAGGGAAAGATTAATGGCTCGGCCCTCGTCCATTGTTAGCCCTTTGGCTCCGGTTTTAAGCAGCCGTTCACTGCCTCCAAGATCAACCATCCACAGTCTACTTACTTCCCTTCTAGCTTCCAAACCATCCCCATGGCGAAAAATGTTTATCCTTGTCAAGCTAGATATATATGAAGCTAAACAGATAACGTAACTATCAAGCTGAGAAACCGAATTGGAAATAGCTTGGAGTATCTATGAAAACCTATAACCCACCAGTGTGACCTGCTTGACGCTTCATTGACGTTTGTCCATGATGTGGATCTGAACCTTTTTCCCTTGTTGTACCACCATCTGGCTTTAGCATAATCTGAAATCGGCACTTCAGAGAGACCCTCAACTTCAATAAACCCCTTTGGATCTGTTTGGATGTTGAGATTGCTGTAAAAAGGGCCAAGTGAGTCAAAGTTCTTTTGTCATGAGATAATTACCAAACCCAGCCTTATTGAATTCAACCTCACTTTGAgcttaaaactaaaaaatgttaccattTTGACATAGGTTCATATGCTTTATTACACAGCCTTGGAGCCAGCAGATCCCTGAGATTGCCCATGTAAACTTCCAACATGCTCATTGAAAAGgtaaaagaagatgaattatCCACAGATGATTGACGAAAGAGCTCTTCAAGAGCTCGCGGAATAATTCCAGGCTGCTCATTTGAACCatcctaaaagaaaattattacaCGCCACCAACATCCATTAACGATGCTGCCATACCCAATGGTTTTGAACGTTagacatacatatataatatggtAACAAAATTTTAACTAACCATTGTGAATGTTTTTCCTGTGCCTGTTTGACCATAAGCAAAAACACACACATTGTGGCCATCCATTGCCGATCTCAGAATTGGCTCAACCTCAACAAAAACACTTTCTGCAAAGGGTTCAATTTCGAAACATACCATAGCCTAACTTCAGTAAAACTTGGAAGCATAATGAATAACCAAATTTGGCAAAATGCACTGACATTTAATACTAGCCTTGACTTGCTTCTTGACAGAAGACCTTATCAAACTCAAAATCTTTCTTCCTCCCTCCAAACTTCATCCAAATTCTCTCCGATCCAGCCGAAACTGGTTCAGAacctcttctcttctctgccAGCAGAAATGGTCTAATCCTACAAAATACTCTAATGCTCCCTGCATAGAAAAATCAACTTCTTCAACATTAATGTCTAAAAAAATGTTCTAATATACTATTATTTACTCAATCTACTATTATTAGCGTGCTACCTTTAATGTCTAATATCCTTCTCAAAGCCCCTCTCCGCTTTTCATCCCACGTTCTCTGCTTAATCCTCAGCTGCTTAATTTCACCTAAACATCCAATCCAActcgaataaaataaaattagtttacataacaaaaatttaataaaaaggaAAACGATTCAACTTTATTCAATTACTTTCTAAATTGGAGATCAAATTCTGAAGCACGTCCTTTTCTTGCTCAGGCACCACAACGACGTCAGTGTAAACCGGCGGCGAAACGGGGAACTCAGCGACGGAATCCGGACTCAAATTAGCAGCGTTCTCTGGACGCATCAGAATCTGTTCCTCCACCATTTCTAAAAGGAGATCtgttcttctctctctctctctctctctctctcttcttttggcggtattagaaatttagaatgTTATTGCAACCACAATTAATGGCTGAAAAGAGTGTGTTAAAAAAGATGGAGGGAACTTAATTAGCAcacttattaattattattatgccAAATAGAACCTTCTAGATCTTAACGAATTGAAAATCCTTATCCCCTGGACCTAGAGTGATGTAAAGAGAACCCCATCAACAACATGCGTTATGATGAAGCTATGATAATGCAGGAAAAACATTTTCCATGATTCACGTAATGCACAGAGACGAAAATACAATTAAATagaatttagttaaaattttttataaaaataaataaaatttaactttttaatatatatttaaaaattttcactaCTTACTAGGGAAGCGTGTATGTCAGGAATCCCGAAGGGAAgactgaaaataattttggataatgttttcttttttcttttcaaggGCTTTGAAATCTTAGGAAGGtgggaaagaaaatagagaggaGAGGAGGTTGGAGAAGTTAGTTTCAATGATTGAACACTCTCAACGACCCTGATTAGGAGTgcggaaagaaaaagaaaaaagtcatGTACTTGGACAACAATTATTATATAGTAGGAGCTGGTAGTACTACGTGTTTGTTTGACCTCATTAtcttgataaataaaaagatttttttaatgaagaaagatttttttaatatatttaataaatttttaatagtaaattttttttattaatttaaaacataaaattatttttatttttttataagatcttttaaaaaaaattactcgaaaaaatatctttttttagaaACACACCCAAACAAGTTCTATAGCTATCTTGTATAGCTGGTTTTTTTAGTAATGTAATTCCTGATTGTGttatttattgatttgaaaaagttggatgttttaatttttatggaagttaatttttttagttaggctacacatctaaataattttttattcatgtcCAATCAAGCAAGTACAATACCAAAAAATCCAATCTCATTAATGAAATGTGTATTACACACGTGGAAACCTCTCAAACATTACCAATTTACTTCACACTTGAATATGAAAAAAACGTTCATTCTTCCAACTTGAAATTGTTATTGCAGaatttcaaatctctttcaaaactcGTTCGTATTCTATTCTACTGGAGAATCAGGTGGAGCGTTTGATACGAAGAACAAAAAACACACCAAAACAAGAACAATGATTCTGCAAGATATTgagaaaaaaactatttttattatgttcatttaatttcttgcaaatCTCGCATTTCTTCTAGTTCGATTTAAGGTTTAGTGGATTGAGTTCGTTCATTTAGTAGATCGAGTTTTTCTAATTCCATTTTTTTCCGTAACTAGGGCATACGAATGAAACGATGTTGTTAGTTTATTGGTTCTGATAAATAACTCGGTTCAtctcttagtttaattgagtatatttgcatgcagaaataaaataaaaatgtgtttttcttgttgattgaatGTTTGTCACGTTTTGTTCAAATCTGAATAGAATTTGGTTCATTTGGAAATTGGACTAGGTTCACTTGATTCTACTGTTAAGTGTTCACCAAATCTgttatttcttagtttaattgagttCATTTACAAGCAGAAATGATTTGAAGTGTGCTTTTTTTactgattgaatgtttatcaccTTTTGTTCAAATTTGAATCGAATTCGGTTCATTTGGAAATTGAGTTAGATTCACTTGATTCTACTATTAAATGTTCAACAAATCTGAACCAAATTCGgtttatttgtgaattgagtGAAGTTCAGCTGTTAAGTATTAACCAAATAGTTTTGTCCTtacagcaaaaataaaaaagatgacGGTCATAAAAAATGAGAAGCCGCACTATAACATAAGCATATACACAttaaataaactatattttgtattataaatatatcataacatactatttaaaatttttataaaaaaatcacgATTTGAGATGCCAAACAAAATCAATAGTTAGAGTGTTTAACGAAAtgagtgaagaaaagaaaaatattatagaaGAAATGGGATTCGATGCATTGGTATATTTCCAGAAAATGAACATCTCTCACAAGCTCTTGAAGGAATTGATTCGTTACTGTGATGCCTATCATGGATGTTTGGACACTCTCTATGGCAAAATATACATAACCCCTGCAAAGATAAGAGATGCGATGGGCATAAATTTCGGCGGTATTATACTTTTCatcttttacattttttttttctttttgatctttttattattctttaatttattttggtttattcCTTGCTTTATTTTAGGTTCATttgaatatagaaaatgaaaCTGAGTCTTTTTGATTGATTTGTTTATATGAAAATATTGTAGGAGATTGTTTTCCTGAAAAATTGCATACAGCAAACTAACTGAGGAACAGAAGAAGATAATTGACAACTTCAAAAGTGCTATTTTGGCATTTTTGACAAAAAACTGTCATTGATATGAGTGTTGAAGGGGAGGAGAATCGGCTAAAATTCAAGAGGACTTTTGTCGTCTTcgtccaaaaatatttcttgctGCCGACAATAATAAGCACGGTCTCTCCAATCCATAAGTCGCATGCCCTTCATGTGGACACCATCTGACGATGGGAATGGGCGTCTCATGTGCTGAGCTTCCTGAGAAAGGGGATCAAAGTCCAGAGAGAAGGAAAGAAACTTTCCATTGATGGCTGCGTCTTCGTTTTAATGTTAATATATTTCCATGAATCGAAGTTCCCTCGACCAGAAACAGATGACGCTCCTGGGCCACCGTGTGTGGCCTATTATTGGACAAGAAAAAAGCTTGTCAACCAGATTGCTTTGGAAACAACTGATGAAatggtaaataaaaaagatttctCCTTGAAATTTCGGTTTAGATGCTATTAAAAATAATGTGCTAACTAAATAAGTTTATGTTTTAAGGACTTGTGAACAGAGCAGAATTGAGGGGAGGAGAcatagaagaaaagaaggagaaaaagaaaatagttttcttgaaggaaaaaagaaggaaaaggagaagaaaggaaaaaagaaaattgtcaTTTTGGATTCGTCTTCGAAAGAATACAGTTTTTCTGAATCTGAGTATACTTCTCACCATCGCTTAATGAAAACTATGTATTTATTTAAAgttttatattgttattttaaaaaaaatttgtatgtgttacagagaagaagaagaaatcgaGAAAACACcgccaaagaaaagaaaacaacgaCAAAGGGTGGCGAACCAACAAACCAAAATAAAGAAGATTGTTCTGACAGAATTGGAAGCAAAACTGAATCTGAAAATGAGTAAGTTTtggaaataataatttttggtTGATTGCTACGTTTATTTGAGGTtcatttagtttagtttagttttgctTGTATTTACTGAAAATTATTCATGTGTGCTTGTTAAGTTAATTACAGCTCTAATATTTGTTTCCGGTATATATTTGATGTGTTTTACTGATGATTGATTCCATTTGACTGCTTGTTCAAATCTGAAATAAATTcggttcatttattttttaactatagtTCATTCTGGTTTTAAGTGAAAACTTATTAGATAAAATTTCAGAAGTGAACAAGTAGAGGGGACGACTgctaaaagaagaaaacaaatgtTGGagctgaaaaaagaaaaaataataaagaaaaaaatgatagaGCTGAAAAAACAAATGTTGCTCCAGATGACTATGACTCGACAGATGCGCGATATGATTTATCGTAGACGTAAGATTGAGTTTCTTATATaaagttatttttctttctttgctaaCTTGTTCTAAAACTTCATATAATTTCTTTGGATTTACCGAataatatttatgtattttgcTTAGACTGCCGACTGTAAATTTGGGCAGTGAACCTGTGTTACAAACACAGACGAGCTCGGCACCGTCTGTAAATCCACCAAGTAATACCAAGTATtcctcttaaattttatttacatCTTGTACTTTTAATTAGAATATCTTGGTTGATGATTTTagttttgtatcttttttctTAGAAAAAAGATTCTTGAAATTCCCGGTTACAAATTTTAGAAcaaaaaattgaatgaaaaacagagtTTATTTGAGGTTCAAATATGGAGTAAATTCAGCTCATTTCTAGGTTTAATTGATGTTCATTTGATTccgaaaataaatataaagtgtTTTTAATCCTCTGCTTTTAATCTTggttgataattttaatttggtatcttttttataacaaaaaataacctCGAAACCCCCGGTAAAAGTTTTTAGAAGAAAGAAACGGCATGAAAAAAAGGAATAACAAGGTTTACAACCTCCAACTGTGTAAGTTGAAATATTTACGTTAGTCTTTTAGatttagataaatatttttgttcaaTTAATCACACGGAATTTTGTTTAATTGTCAGTAGCACTACACCTAGTTCTCAACTACAGATCATTGCAGTTGGAGAAGAAACTTATTCTTAACCTCTGGATATGTGAGTTTTTCAATGTGCAGCTTTTAGTTTCTCAGTTTCTATTCTAATCATTCAACATTAACTTCTTTCTTGTTTACCTTCCTTAGAGTTCTATTGCAGTGTCTCTTCCAAGTTCTCACGTGGAAGAGATAATAAAAGATCAAAAGACCTTCACCTATGTCCCTTCGAAAAATCAAATAGAAGAAGCTTCTGTTAATGAGTAAGTTGTacttaaaattctttttattagttttaatggTATAGGATAATAATTTCGGGTCattattaaactattttttgttGAATACAGCAGCCCTCCGGAACCACAACAACAACCCTACGAAGAACCTCCGACAAGGCAATCAGAATAAGAAGCACCTCTTAATGTGTAAGTTTtacttaaaatcttttttattagttttgatgtTATATCATAATGCTTTTGATTACTAGTTAAAACTTTTCTCTGTCATCTTGCAGTTCTCCCTGCCTTCGACATTAGGAAGATGATGCATCTTCTTTCAGCATTGGCATAAGTCCCCTAACCTCTCAACCAAGTCTCCTGATCTCTCACTAAAAATAACACAACTTGAAATGTTGGTTGAGGCGGTGATGGATGCTGGGGTGATAGCAACATTACAATTTGTTGAGAAAACCAGTGCATAGCCGATTTTGAACACTCTTGATGGGTACTAGACTccgaagaaagaaaaaataacagaGGAGTTGGCGGGAAAATGTTATCAGTGGATGATACAATTAAATGTTTACAAAGATACAACCAATGAGTATGACACGATATTCATGCTGGACCATGAAGCGCATTTGGAGGGGGCTAGATTCCACTTCATGTCTCTAACACTCGGACAAGATGTAGAAAATACAGTAAATTCTTTGCCtattatattaacattaattatttttctaaaaacttTTATACCCATGtatctaataaattttgttcttaTAGGTGGTCAATGCAATGTGTATGCTTTTCAACGATAGAAAATATCGCCGATTTGAGGAAGAAGTATACTATGTGTCGACAGATATTGTGATaagctaaattttttattccttaaataatttattagttttgatAAATAATTCTGTTCATCTGTTAGTTTAATTGAGTTCattttcatgaagaaatgaattaaaaatgtGTTCGTCTTACTGATTGAATGTATATGACTGCTAGTTTAAATTTGAATCGCATTTAGTTCATTTGAGAATTAAGTTAGGTT encodes the following:
- the LOC107465514 gene encoding kinesin-like protein KIN-14U isoform X1, with the protein product MVEEQILMRPENAANLSPDSVAEFPVSPPVYTDVVVVPEQEKDVLQNLISNLESEIKQLRIKQRTWDEKRRGALRRILDIKGSIRVFCRIRPFLLAEKRRGSEPVSAGSERIWMKFGGRKKDFEFDKVFCQEASQESVFVEVEPILRSAMDGHNVCVFAYGQTGTGKTFTMDGSNEQPGIIPRALEELFRQSSVDNSSSFTFSMSMLEVYMGNLRDLLAPRLCNKAYEPMSKCNLNIQTDPKGFIEVEGLSEVPISDYAKARWWYNKGKRFRSTSWTNVNEASSRSHCLTRINIFRHGDGLEARREVSRLWMVDLGGSERLLKTGAKGLTMDEGRAINLSLSALADVIAALKRKRCHVPYRNSKLTQILKDSLGDGSKVLMLVHISPSEEDICETICSLNFAKRARAVESCKEVPMELKKQKEKNIMELEEDIREAIEQRQNLGDQIQKVEFRLTESRKLFSTTYSLPENDSMETFTTSKDDVKEVIETPKASKKTIQRNFSSSVPRFMNPTIASRQRQSVSERELSTRSKILRSAVTRNSIQFPCSQSLSHSDLRIKAMLRSSNAKSQYAKTNTVLAEKPKCNESEQKIINPQGKMITSTDPNLRVTLCRHRRRMSDLV
- the LOC107465514 gene encoding kinesin-like protein KIN-14U isoform X2 → MDGHNVCVFAYGQTGTGKTFTMDGSNEQPGIIPRALEELFRQSSVDNSSSFTFSMSMLEVYMGNLRDLLAPRLCNKAYEPMSKCNLNIQTDPKGFIEVEGLSEVPISDYAKARWWYNKGKRFRSTSWTNVNEASSRSHCLTRINIFRHGDGLEARREVSRLWMVDLGGSERLLKTGAKGLTMDEGRAINLSLSALADVIAALKRKRCHVPYRNSKLTQILKDSLGDGSKVLMLVHISPSEEDICETICSLNFAKRARAVESCKEVPMELKKQKEKNIMELEEDIREAIEQRQNLGDQIQKVEFRLTESRKLFSTTYSLPENDSMETFTTSKDDVKEVIETPKASKKTIQRNFSSSVPRFMNPTIASRQRQSVSERELSTRSKILRSAVTRNSIQFPCSQSLSHSDLRIKAMLRSSNAKSQYAKTNTVLAEKPKCNESEQKIINPQGKMITSTDPNLRVTLCRHRRRMSDLV